A window from Balearica regulorum gibbericeps isolate bBalReg1 chromosome 1, bBalReg1.pri, whole genome shotgun sequence encodes these proteins:
- the CHST10 gene encoding carbohydrate sulfotransferase 10 produces MSDNMHHQWLLLAACFWVIFMFMVASKFITLTFKDPDGYGAKQEPLILTAVTKVEEVHVPEEKHWPEEFQPTGKAFSGNLIHQPLVHMERLELLRNVCRDTALRNLSHTAVSKFVLDRIFVCDKHKILFCQTPKVGNTQWKKVLIVLNGAFSSIEEIPENIVHDHEKNGLPRLSSFSDSEIKKRLSLYFKFFIVRDPFERLISAFKDKFVHNPRFEPWYRHEIAPGIIRKYRKNRTETKGLQFEDFVRYLGDPNHRWLDVQFGDHIIHWVTYVELCAPCEITYSVIGHHETLEDDAPYILKAAGIDHLVSYPTIPPGITVYNKTKVERYFSGISKRDIRRLYARFEGDFKLFGYREPDFLLN; encoded by the exons ATGTCTGACAACATGCACCACCAGTGGCTGCTGCTTGCTGCATGCTTTTGGGTGATATTCATGTTCATGGTTGCTAGCAAGTTTATCACGTTGACTTTTAAAGACCCAGATG GCTATGGTGCCAAGCAAGAGCCATTGATACTGACAGCTGTGACAAAAGTGGAGGAGGTACATGTGCCAGAGGAAAAACATTGGCCTGAAGAATTCCAG CCAactggaaaagctttttctggaAATCTGATCCATCAACCCCTGGTTCATATGGAAAGACTTGAGCTTCTCAGGAATGTCTGCAGAGACACTGCATTGAGAAATCTCTCTCACACTGCAGTTTCCAAATTCGTCTTGGACCGAATATTTGTGTGTGACAAGCACAAGATCCTGTTTTGTCAGACGCCAAAAGTGGGCAACACTCAGTGGAAAAAAGTCTTGATCGTTTTAAATG GAGCATTTTCTTCCATAGAGGAGATCCCAGAAAATATTGTACATGATCATGAGAAGAATGGCCTTCCACGTTTGTCCTCCTTCAGTgactctgaaattaaaaaacg ACTGAGTTTATACTTCAAGTTTTTTATTGTTAGAGATCCATTTGAAAGacttatttctgcatttaaagaCAAGTTTGTGCACAATCCTCGGTTTGAACCTTGGTACCGGCATGAAATTGCTCCTGGCATTATTCGTAAATATAGAAAGAATCGCACAGAGACCAAAGGGCTGCAGTTCGAGGATTTTGTACGCTATCTGGGTGACCCTAACCACCGATGGCTGGATGTTCAGTTTGGTGACCACATCATTCATTGGGTAACATATGTGGAACTTTGCGCCCCCTGTGAAATCACCTATAGTGTGATCGGACACCATGAAACCCTGGAGGACGATGCTCCGTATATCTTGAAAGCAGCCGGCATAGACCATCTGGTATCATACCCCACGATTCCACCAGGCATAACAGtgtacaacaaaacaaaagtagaGCGGTATTTTTCAGGAATTAGCAAGAGAGACATAAGACGCCTCTACGCACGGTTTGAAGGCGATTTTAAACTTTTTGGTTATCGGGAGCCAGATTTCTTGCTTAACTGA